A single Pantanalinema sp. DNA region contains:
- a CDS encoding NHLP family bacteriocin export ABC transporter peptidase/permease/ATPase subunit, producing MASIKSWLHSKRRVRRVKTPTVIQLEAVECGAAALAMILAHHGRIVPLSELRSACGVSRDGSKASNILKAARDYGLKAKGFKKTMETVKQLPFPYIVFWNFNHYLVVEGMDDKRAYLNDPAAGRRAVTLAEFDEAFTGVVLVLEPGDDFAKGGRKPSAVQALRVRLAGSYRDLAYCVLAGLLLVVPGIALPVASQLFVDQILVQGMHDWLRPLLIGILVIAVLKAGLTQLRIFYLRRLKLKLSVVHSSRFLQHLLHLPMDFYSQRYAGEVAGRIGMNDEVAGVLSGRLASSVIDTVMIVFYGALMFHYDPVLTGLVVASGGANLALLQWMGARRVEANQRVAQEYGKKMGVAMAGLQSIETLKASAAEADFFTRWAGYDAKVMEATQQTAAQNLVLSLVPTLLSTLTTAALLIVGGLRVMEGHLSIGMLVAFQGMVGSFLGPINSLVGLGSAIQDLVSDLNRLDDVLDHPAVVPAGEKPLPGADAFRLTGALDIAGLTFGYSRVAEPLIADFALSLKPGERVALVGGSGSGKSTVAKLVSGLYSPWEGDIRFDGVRREDCPPSVLTQSLATVDQEISLFAGSVRDNLTLWDPTVPDERLRQACEDAVIHDVILALPGGYDSPLLEGGVNLSGGQRQRLEIARALVNDPAILVMDEATSALDAETERLIDANLRRRGCTCLIVAHRLSTVRDCDEIVVMEYGRIVERGTHEALIAKQGAYARLVRSEQSSREEALS from the coding sequence GTGGCCTCTATTAAGTCCTGGCTCCACTCCAAGCGGCGCGTGCGCCGGGTCAAGACCCCCACCGTGATCCAGCTGGAGGCGGTGGAGTGCGGGGCCGCTGCCCTCGCCATGATCCTCGCCCACCACGGCCGGATCGTGCCGCTCAGTGAGCTGCGAAGCGCGTGCGGCGTCTCGCGCGACGGCAGCAAGGCGAGCAACATCCTCAAGGCGGCCCGGGACTACGGCCTCAAGGCCAAGGGCTTCAAGAAGACCATGGAGACGGTGAAGCAGCTGCCGTTTCCGTACATCGTCTTCTGGAACTTCAACCACTACCTGGTCGTGGAGGGGATGGACGACAAGCGCGCCTACCTGAACGACCCCGCGGCCGGTCGCCGCGCGGTGACGCTCGCCGAGTTCGACGAGGCCTTCACCGGGGTGGTGCTCGTCCTCGAGCCCGGCGACGACTTCGCGAAGGGCGGCCGGAAGCCGAGCGCCGTCCAGGCCCTGCGCGTGCGGCTCGCGGGCTCGTACCGGGATCTCGCGTACTGCGTGCTCGCGGGCCTCTTGCTGGTGGTGCCGGGCATCGCCTTGCCGGTCGCCTCGCAGCTCTTCGTGGACCAGATCCTGGTCCAGGGGATGCATGACTGGCTGCGCCCCCTGCTCATCGGCATCCTGGTGATCGCCGTGCTCAAGGCGGGCCTCACCCAGCTGCGGATCTTCTACCTGCGCCGCCTCAAGCTGAAGCTTTCGGTCGTTCACTCCAGCCGCTTCCTCCAGCACCTGCTGCATCTGCCCATGGACTTCTACTCCCAGCGCTACGCGGGCGAGGTCGCGGGCCGTATCGGCATGAACGACGAGGTGGCCGGCGTCCTCTCGGGCCGGCTTGCGAGCTCGGTGATCGACACGGTCATGATCGTGTTCTACGGGGCGCTCATGTTCCACTACGACCCTGTGCTGACGGGGCTGGTGGTGGCCTCCGGCGGGGCCAACCTCGCCCTGTTGCAGTGGATGGGGGCCCGTCGCGTCGAGGCCAACCAGCGGGTGGCCCAGGAGTACGGCAAGAAGATGGGGGTCGCCATGGCGGGCCTCCAGTCCATCGAGACCCTCAAGGCCTCGGCGGCCGAGGCGGACTTCTTCACCCGCTGGGCGGGCTACGACGCCAAGGTGATGGAGGCGACCCAGCAGACCGCCGCCCAGAACCTGGTGCTCAGCCTGGTGCCGACCCTGCTCTCCACCCTCACCACCGCCGCCCTGCTCATCGTCGGGGGGCTGCGGGTCATGGAGGGCCACCTCAGCATCGGCATGCTGGTGGCGTTCCAGGGGATGGTCGGTAGCTTCCTCGGGCCCATCAACAGCCTGGTCGGTCTGGGCAGCGCCATCCAGGACCTGGTCAGCGACCTGAACCGTCTGGACGACGTGCTGGACCATCCGGCCGTCGTGCCCGCGGGGGAGAAGCCCCTGCCCGGCGCGGATGCCTTCCGCCTGACGGGGGCTCTGGACATCGCGGGCCTGACGTTCGGTTACAGCCGGGTGGCAGAGCCCCTGATCGCGGATTTCGCGCTCTCGCTCAAGCCGGGAGAGCGGGTCGCCCTGGTCGGCGGCTCGGGCTCGGGCAAGTCCACCGTCGCCAAGCTGGTGAGCGGCCTGTATTCCCCCTGGGAGGGCGACATCCGCTTCGATGGGGTGCGTCGCGAGGATTGCCCGCCGTCGGTCCTCACCCAGTCGCTCGCCACGGTGGACCAGGAGATCTCCTTGTTCGCGGGCTCGGTGCGCGACAACCTCACCCTGTGGGACCCCACGGTGCCCGACGAGCGTTTGCGTCAGGCCTGCGAGGACGCGGTCATCCACGACGTGATCCTGGCGCTGCCCGGGGGGTACGACTCCCCTCTGCTGGAGGGCGGGGTCAATCTGTCGGGCGGCCAGCGCCAGCGCCTCGAGATCGCCCGCGCCCTGGTCAACGATCCGGCCATCCTGGTGATGGACGAGGCGACCAGCGCGCTGGATGCCGAGACCGAGCGCCTCATCGACGCCAACCTGCGCCGCCGCGGCTGCACCTGCCTCATCGTCGCCCACCGCCTGAGCACGGTGCGCGACTGCGACGAGATCGTGGTCATGGAGTACGGCCGGATCGTCGAGCGCGGCACCCACGAGGCCCTCATCGCCAAGCAGGGCGCCTATGCGCGGCTGGTGAGAAGCGAGCAGAGCAGCCGCGAGGAGGCCCTGTCATGA
- a CDS encoding NHLP bacteriocin system secretion protein, whose product MSSAQQRLFRKEALERLSSPERLDLLMQVVGPKGWVALACLGGGIILLVLWSVFGRLPVTVNAKGVIVRPHEVASLQATGGGRIRELRVRPGDAVKAGDVLAVVEQPELAEQLRQHRARVAELERQQASIATLQATFAEQTLRAIAQQHDNVLQLIREARALDPVLERRLSENRRLNQLRAVSVDAALAAEQSYLQNRNRIAELEAQLKELEGKKTSVAQQRLEAEAQRDHQLREMRATGAVLEVQLKQQGRVISQRAGRILEVAVAVGDVIGPGTRIASLARGDGDGPLMGVTYFPVSDGKKVRTGMRLQLTPDTVKRERFGGIVGRVVSVSSFPVTEQGLVNTLGNAELARAFAGAGPLIEVQAELEREPANQSGFKWSSSHGPALAVTTGTTGAARVTVEEVPPIVLAFAILRSSSGLY is encoded by the coding sequence ATGTCCTCGGCCCAGCAGCGCCTGTTCCGCAAGGAGGCGCTCGAGCGGCTGTCGTCGCCCGAGCGCCTGGATCTCCTGATGCAGGTCGTCGGCCCCAAGGGCTGGGTCGCGCTCGCGTGCCTGGGGGGCGGGATCATCCTGCTGGTCCTGTGGAGCGTCTTCGGGCGCTTGCCGGTGACGGTCAACGCCAAAGGCGTGATCGTTCGGCCGCACGAGGTCGCGTCCCTGCAGGCCACCGGCGGCGGGCGGATCCGCGAGCTGCGGGTGCGCCCGGGGGATGCGGTGAAGGCGGGCGACGTGCTCGCCGTCGTCGAGCAGCCAGAGCTTGCCGAGCAGCTCAGGCAGCACCGCGCCCGGGTCGCCGAGCTGGAGCGTCAGCAGGCCTCCATCGCGACCCTTCAGGCGACCTTCGCCGAGCAGACCCTGCGCGCCATCGCCCAGCAGCACGACAACGTCCTGCAGCTGATCCGCGAGGCCAGGGCGCTGGATCCGGTCCTCGAACGGCGCCTTTCCGAGAACCGCCGCCTCAACCAGCTGCGCGCGGTGAGCGTGGACGCGGCGCTCGCAGCCGAACAGAGCTACCTCCAGAACCGCAACCGCATCGCCGAGCTCGAGGCCCAGCTCAAGGAGCTGGAAGGCAAGAAGACATCGGTCGCCCAGCAGCGCCTCGAAGCCGAGGCCCAGCGCGATCACCAGCTGCGCGAGATGCGCGCCACGGGCGCGGTTCTCGAGGTCCAGCTCAAGCAGCAGGGCCGGGTCATCAGCCAGCGTGCGGGGCGGATCCTCGAAGTGGCGGTCGCCGTGGGCGACGTGATCGGCCCGGGCACCCGGATTGCGAGCCTCGCGCGCGGCGATGGCGACGGCCCCCTCATGGGGGTGACCTACTTCCCCGTCAGCGATGGCAAGAAGGTACGTACCGGGATGCGCCTCCAGCTGACGCCCGACACGGTCAAGCGCGAGCGCTTCGGCGGGATCGTCGGCCGGGTGGTCTCGGTCTCGTCGTTCCCGGTCACCGAGCAGGGCCTGGTCAACACCCTCGGTAACGCCGAGCTCGCCCGCGCCTTCGCGGGGGCCGGCCCCTTGATCGAGGTGCAAGCCGAGCTGGAGCGGGAACCGGCCAACCAGAGCGGCTTCAAGTGGTCCTCGTCGCACGGTCCGGCGCTCGCCGTCACCACCGGCACGACGGGAGCGGCCCGCGTGACGGTCGAGGAGGTGCCGCCCATCGTCCTGGCCTTCGCGATCCTGAGGTCGAGCAGTGGCCTCTATTAA
- a CDS encoding cyclic nucleotide-binding domain-containing protein, translating into MKKVLFILGELSDSDVDWLVEVGDREAVAPGRVLIKEASAIDHVYVILEGRFGVSVAALSGKEVAQLGCGEIVGEMSLVDQRPPSATVTALEPGLVLSVPRREIERKLAQDMAFSARFHRALTVFLSDRLRSTVSRLGYGQSGPMDQETEYEDELDMGVLDKAALAGARFDWLLKRMKGA; encoded by the coding sequence GTGAAGAAGGTCCTCTTCATCCTCGGCGAACTCAGCGATTCGGACGTGGACTGGCTGGTGGAGGTCGGCGATCGCGAGGCCGTCGCGCCGGGGCGGGTGCTGATCAAGGAGGCCAGCGCCATCGACCATGTGTACGTGATCCTCGAGGGCCGCTTCGGGGTCTCGGTCGCGGCCCTCTCGGGCAAGGAGGTCGCCCAGCTCGGGTGCGGCGAGATCGTCGGCGAGATGTCGCTGGTGGATCAGCGCCCGCCGAGCGCCACGGTGACGGCGCTGGAGCCCGGCCTGGTGCTCTCGGTGCCCCGCCGCGAGATCGAGCGCAAGCTCGCCCAGGACATGGCCTTCTCGGCGCGCTTCCACCGGGCGCTGACGGTCTTCCTTTCGGATCGCCTGCGCAGCACCGTCAGCCGCCTCGGCTACGGTCAGAGCGGCCCCATGGATCAAGAGACCGAGTACGAGGACGAGCTGGACATGGGCGTGCTGGACAAGGCGGCGCTCGCCGGCGCCCGGTTCGACTGGCTCCTCAAGCGGATGAAGGGGGCCTGA
- a CDS encoding GNAT family N-acetyltransferase: MSGVEYARLGPAPAPAYSGLTFPAFRPLLAPLAPEAVAIAAQVEGIPAGLALAVRDERGEHAELCSLYVPRAHRGRGIASSLLERLEEALSGAGVREVTGVYLTGKPSIPALEHLLVRGGWEAPESRMLVVRAHYDAMARAPWVQRASLADGFAVGAWGEVSASEREGILRSQAETAWIAPDLVPFDFEEGCHGPTSVALRHRGEVVGWLITHLLDDVLRYTCSYVHPALQRRARILPLYVEVMRRAYGLGIAQGMWTVPAHHPAMAAFATRWMAPYADFFGETRGVRKRLTLSCENRNRLS, encoded by the coding sequence ATGAGCGGGGTCGAGTACGCTCGCCTGGGTCCTGCGCCGGCGCCGGCCTATTCCGGGCTCACCTTCCCTGCCTTTCGCCCGCTGCTTGCGCCGCTTGCGCCGGAGGCCGTCGCGATCGCGGCTCAAGTCGAGGGCATCCCGGCGGGCCTGGCGCTTGCGGTGCGCGATGAGCGCGGCGAGCATGCCGAGCTTTGCTCCCTGTACGTGCCCCGCGCCCATCGCGGGCGCGGCATCGCCTCCTCGCTGCTCGAGCGTCTCGAGGAGGCCTTGAGCGGTGCCGGGGTGCGCGAGGTGACGGGCGTCTACCTGACGGGAAAGCCCTCGATCCCCGCGCTCGAGCACCTGCTCGTGCGGGGTGGCTGGGAGGCGCCCGAGAGCCGGATGCTGGTGGTGAGGGCCCATTACGACGCCATGGCTCGCGCGCCATGGGTCCAGCGGGCTTCGCTCGCGGACGGCTTCGCCGTGGGGGCGTGGGGCGAGGTGAGCGCGAGCGAGCGCGAGGGGATCCTGCGCAGCCAGGCCGAGACGGCCTGGATCGCCCCGGATCTCGTCCCTTTCGATTTCGAGGAGGGCTGCCACGGCCCCACCAGCGTGGCCCTGAGGCACCGGGGCGAGGTGGTCGGCTGGCTCATCACCCACCTGTTGGACGACGTGCTGCGCTACACCTGCAGCTACGTCCACCCTGCCCTGCAGCGCCGCGCGCGCATCCTGCCCCTCTATGTCGAGGTGATGCGGCGCGCCTACGGCCTGGGGATCGCGCAGGGCATGTGGACCGTTCCCGCCCACCATCCGGCCATGGCGGCCTTCGCCACGCGCTGGATGGCGCCCTACGCGGACTTCTTCGGCGAGACGCGCGGGGTTCGTAAGCGCCTTACTTTATCTTGTGAAAACAGGAACCGTCTGTCATAG
- a CDS encoding TCR/Tet family MFS transporter, producing the protein MDAQAPAPAKRAGLIFIFITVLLDIMGIGLIIPIMPQLVASFLGGDLSTASRYFGGLAACYTAMQFLFSPMLGALSDRYGRKPILLGSLLLTALSYLTLGLAPTLAWVFVARTMSGLGGASLTVASTYIADVSSPETRAQNYGLLGAAFGLGFIIGPALGGFLGAFDPRMPFFVAAGLSLLNFLYGLFVVPESHAVENRRAFTWAQANPVAWIALLRRHPIVMGLAVSMILQGLAQNGLQSNWVLFTTYRFHWSPTENGISLAVVGLSAALVQGGLIRVLLPRLGERRAILFGLALAAVAFLAYGLATQGWMMYAIVAVASIAGIAGPAVQGMVSKQVGPDEQGAVQGALTSLMSLTGIVGPIVANQLFAEFTAPSAPVKLPGIAFFLGAALTAIALFNMVRLFNRIPAQAIEQAPVSV; encoded by the coding sequence ATGGACGCACAGGCACCTGCTCCCGCGAAGCGCGCGGGCCTCATCTTCATCTTCATCACCGTGCTGCTCGATATCATGGGGATCGGGCTGATCATCCCCATCATGCCGCAGCTGGTGGCGAGCTTCCTGGGCGGGGACCTCTCCACGGCGTCGCGCTACTTCGGGGGGTTGGCGGCCTGCTATACCGCGATGCAGTTCCTGTTCTCGCCCATGCTCGGCGCGCTCTCGGACCGCTACGGCCGCAAGCCGATCCTGCTCGGCTCGCTGCTCCTGACCGCTCTGAGCTACCTGACGCTCGGCCTGGCGCCGACGCTCGCCTGGGTCTTCGTCGCCCGCACCATGTCGGGCCTGGGCGGCGCGAGCCTCACGGTCGCCTCGACCTACATCGCCGACGTGAGCTCCCCCGAGACCCGGGCCCAGAACTACGGCCTGCTGGGGGCCGCCTTCGGCCTCGGCTTCATCATCGGGCCGGCGCTGGGGGGCTTCCTCGGTGCCTTCGATCCGCGCATGCCCTTCTTCGTGGCCGCCGGCCTCTCTTTGCTGAACTTCCTCTACGGCCTCTTCGTGGTCCCCGAGTCCCACGCCGTCGAGAACCGCCGCGCCTTCACCTGGGCCCAGGCCAACCCGGTCGCGTGGATCGCCCTCTTGCGACGCCACCCGATCGTCATGGGCCTCGCGGTCTCCATGATCCTGCAGGGCCTCGCCCAGAACGGGCTGCAGAGCAACTGGGTCCTGTTCACGACCTACCGCTTCCACTGGTCGCCCACCGAGAACGGCATCTCGCTCGCGGTGGTGGGCCTCTCGGCGGCCCTGGTCCAGGGGGGCCTCATCCGGGTCCTGCTGCCCCGGCTCGGCGAGCGCCGCGCCATCCTCTTCGGGCTGGCCCTCGCCGCTGTCGCCTTCCTCGCCTATGGCCTGGCGACTCAGGGCTGGATGATGTACGCCATCGTCGCGGTGGCGAGCATCGCCGGCATCGCGGGGCCCGCGGTGCAGGGCATGGTCTCCAAGCAGGTCGGCCCCGACGAGCAGGGTGCCGTCCAGGGGGCTCTCACCAGCCTCATGAGCCTCACGGGCATCGTGGGCCCCATCGTGGCCAACCAGCTCTTCGCCGAGTTCACCGCGCCGTCGGCACCGGTGAAGTTGCCGGGCATCGCCTTCTTCCTGGGGGCGGCCCTGACCGCGATCGCGCTCTTCAACATGGTGCGCCTGTTCAACCGCATTCCGGCCCAGGCCATCGAGCAGGCGCCGGTTTCGGTCTAG
- a CDS encoding MFS transporter, with translation MSDSSAPFWSPLRHSIFRLLWIASFASNVGALMQSVGASWLMTSLSPSKTALVQTAVNLPTFLLALPAGALADVLDRRKLLLATQFWMLVVATLLGIMTVAGSMTSGLLLAFTFALGLGAALNGPAWQAIIPELVPRNELGAAVALNSAGFNLARSVGPALGGVVVAVAGPGFTFLLNAASFLGVLYVLFAWQRRPEPSVLPAERVWGAMAAGVRYVRHSPAIQAVLLRNGTFVLGASALWALLPLIARFELRLGPSGYGILLGCIGGGAVLGATVMPRLKRALPSSLTLILAPALYALGMSVPAWTGNFWAVCGGMLGSGVGWLVFLSLCNTAIQVSVPAWVRGRALAVNLLAVFGSLALGSAVWGALAERWGLAATLWGACLWIVAMVALTHRFEIPTGEGLDLEPARHWQHPVVAHDVALEHGPVFVFVEYRIDPTETEAFAEAMAALRRIRLRDGAIRWNLFKDTADPGRMVESFVLESWVEHLRQHERVTVSDRAVEERARTFHRGPLPPAVSHFIAEPPPTRA, from the coding sequence ATGTCCGACTCAAGCGCCCCCTTCTGGAGCCCGCTGCGCCACTCCATCTTCCGCCTGCTGTGGATCGCCTCGTTCGCCTCGAACGTGGGCGCCCTGATGCAGAGCGTCGGGGCCTCGTGGCTCATGACGAGCCTCTCGCCCTCCAAGACCGCCCTGGTCCAGACGGCGGTCAACTTGCCGACCTTCCTGCTCGCGCTGCCCGCCGGTGCCCTCGCCGACGTGCTCGACCGCCGCAAGCTGCTCCTGGCCACCCAGTTCTGGATGCTCGTCGTCGCGACCCTGCTCGGGATCATGACCGTGGCCGGGAGCATGACGAGCGGGCTGCTCCTGGCCTTCACCTTCGCGCTGGGGCTCGGGGCCGCCCTCAACGGGCCCGCATGGCAGGCGATCATCCCTGAGCTGGTCCCGCGCAACGAGCTCGGCGCGGCGGTCGCGCTCAACAGCGCGGGCTTCAACCTCGCGCGGTCGGTGGGGCCCGCCCTCGGGGGGGTGGTCGTCGCCGTCGCGGGGCCCGGCTTCACCTTCCTGCTGAACGCCGCCTCCTTCCTGGGGGTGCTGTACGTCCTCTTCGCCTGGCAGCGGCGGCCCGAGCCGAGCGTGCTTCCTGCCGAGAGGGTCTGGGGGGCCATGGCGGCGGGGGTGCGCTACGTGCGTCACTCACCGGCCATCCAGGCGGTGCTGCTGCGCAACGGCACGTTCGTGCTCGGGGCGAGCGCGCTCTGGGCCCTGCTGCCGCTCATCGCCCGCTTCGAGCTCCGGCTCGGGCCGAGCGGCTACGGGATCCTGCTCGGCTGCATCGGGGGCGGCGCGGTGCTCGGGGCGACCGTGATGCCGCGACTCAAGCGCGCCCTCCCGAGCTCCCTCACGCTGATCCTCGCCCCCGCGCTCTACGCGCTGGGCATGAGCGTACCGGCATGGACGGGCAACTTCTGGGCGGTGTGCGGGGGCATGCTGGGATCAGGGGTCGGCTGGCTGGTCTTCCTGTCGCTCTGCAACACGGCGATCCAGGTCTCGGTGCCCGCCTGGGTCCGGGGCCGGGCACTCGCGGTCAACCTGCTCGCCGTCTTCGGCAGCCTGGCCCTGGGCAGCGCGGTGTGGGGGGCCCTCGCCGAGCGCTGGGGCCTGGCGGCGACCCTGTGGGGCGCGTGCCTCTGGATCGTCGCCATGGTCGCTTTGACCCACCGCTTCGAGATCCCCACCGGCGAGGGGCTCGACCTCGAACCCGCGCGCCACTGGCAGCACCCGGTCGTTGCCCACGACGTGGCCCTCGAGCACGGCCCGGTCTTCGTCTTCGTCGAGTACCGGATCGACCCGACCGAGACCGAGGCCTTCGCCGAGGCCATGGCCGCCCTGCGCCGGATCCGGCTTCGGGACGGGGCAATTCGCTGGAACCTCTTCAAAGACACGGCGGATCCGGGTAGGATGGTCGAGTCCTTCGTCCTGGAGTCCTGGGTCGAGCACCTGCGTCAGCACGAGCGAGTCACCGTGAGCGATCGTGCCGTCGAGGAACGGGCAAGAACCTTCCACCGGGGCCCCTTGCCGCCCGCCGTCTCTCACTTCATCGCCGAACCCCCTCCGACCAGAGCCTGA
- the corA gene encoding magnesium/cobalt transporter CorA, whose translation MPIKIVSHKDLTWYDISHPTRHDIDWLEENFSFHPLDFEDVVSRLQRPKLDEYDDYLFVVLHFPVFDKQQQVTQPAEIDIFVGEGFLITIHVSKIWPLERFFEACEGSEKVREDDMGLGSGHLLYRVMDKLVDNFFPIAYKIERNVQAIEDEIFEQSGRETVEKISLLRRDIIAYRRIVKPLIPVISRLEYVKSRLIGEELELYFSDIGDALARLWDMLEDQKGIIESLNDTYDSLTTHRTNEVIRALTVISVIMLPLTLLSGIYGMNVHLPIGDWPFAFEAVIGMMVLLATLMVGFFRHKKWI comes from the coding sequence ATGCCCATCAAGATCGTCTCCCACAAGGACCTCACCTGGTACGACATCTCGCACCCGACCCGCCACGACATCGACTGGCTGGAGGAGAACTTCTCCTTCCACCCACTCGACTTCGAGGACGTGGTCTCGCGCCTGCAGCGGCCCAAGCTCGACGAGTACGACGATTACCTGTTCGTCGTCCTTCACTTCCCGGTCTTCGACAAGCAGCAGCAGGTGACCCAGCCGGCCGAGATCGACATCTTCGTCGGCGAGGGCTTCCTCATCACCATCCACGTCAGCAAGATCTGGCCGCTCGAGCGCTTCTTCGAGGCCTGCGAGGGCTCCGAGAAGGTCCGCGAGGACGACATGGGGCTGGGATCGGGCCATCTGCTCTACCGCGTGATGGACAAGCTGGTCGACAACTTCTTCCCCATCGCCTACAAGATCGAGCGCAACGTGCAGGCCATCGAGGATGAGATCTTCGAGCAGTCGGGCCGCGAGACCGTCGAGAAGATCTCGCTCTTGCGCCGCGACATCATCGCCTACCGCCGCATCGTCAAGCCGCTCATCCCCGTGATCTCGCGCCTCGAGTACGTCAAGAGCCGCCTCATCGGCGAGGAGCTCGAGCTGTACTTCTCGGACATCGGCGACGCGCTCGCGCGCCTCTGGGACATGCTCGAGGACCAGAAGGGCATCATCGAGTCGCTCAACGACACCTACGACTCGCTGACCACCCACCGCACCAACGAGGTGATCCGCGCCCTGACCGTCATCTCGGTCATCATGCTGCCCCTGACCCTGCTGTCGGGCATCTACGGCATGAACGTCCACCTGCCCATCGGCGACTGGCCCTTCGCCTTCGAGGCGGTCATCGGCATGATGGTCCTCCTGGCCACCCTGATGGTCGGCTTCTTCCGCCACAAGAAGTGGATCTAA
- a CDS encoding FeoA family protein, producing the protein MVAKLSQLAPGQSARIVSVGGCGPTRRRMLDLGLVAGTDISAVRTAPLNDPVEYAVRGYHLAMRRRDAEAIAVELL; encoded by the coding sequence ATGGTCGCCAAGCTCAGCCAGCTCGCCCCGGGTCAAAGCGCGCGGATCGTCTCGGTCGGAGGCTGCGGCCCCACCCGCCGCCGGATGCTCGATCTGGGCCTGGTGGCGGGCACCGATATCTCGGCGGTGCGCACCGCGCCGCTCAACGATCCGGTCGAGTACGCGGTCCGCGGGTACCACCTGGCCATGCGGCGGCGCGACGCCGAGGCCATCGCCGTGGAGCTCTTGTAG